In Athene noctua chromosome 7, bAthNoc1.hap1.1, whole genome shotgun sequence, the following proteins share a genomic window:
- the RAMP1 gene encoding receptor activity-modifying protein 1, whose product MALLPRRFLCFVLAHHFIAATACQEADYGWMIRHYCLKQFQLSMEGIGQRLWCDWEETVGTYGELTNCTALIAEKLDCYWPNRLVDEFFVAVHKQYFRNCSPSGRALHDPPNGVLCPFILLPVLVTLLMTALVVWRSKRSEGIV is encoded by the exons CCCATCACTTCATTGCGGCGACGGCATGCCAGGAGGCAGACTACGGCTGGATGATCCGGCACTACTGCCTGAAGCAGTTCCAGCTCAGCATGGAGGGCATCGGGCAGCGGCTCTGGTGTGACTGGGAGGAGACCGTGGG CACCTACGGGGAGCTGACAAACTGCACGGCGCTGATCGCCGAGAAGCTCGACTGCTACTGGCCCAACCGACTGGTGGATGAGTTCTTCGTGGCCGTGCACAAGCAGTACTTCAGGAACTGCTCTCCCTCCGGCCGGGCGCTGCACGACCCCCCCAACGGCGTCCTCTGCCCCTTCATCCTGCTGCCCGTCCTCGTCACCCTGCTGATGACCGCGCTGGTGGTGTGGAGGAGCAAACGCAGCGAGGGCATCGTGTAG